The Candidatus Zixiibacteriota bacterium DNA segment GGCGCCATCGCGAGGAACGAGTCTTCGAGCGACGTGGCGACTTCAGCCCTGCGCTGTCAGGAATCCCTTCCTGACAGCTTATAGAATCAACCAGGACATGGGGTATGTGTCCATTTGTTTCTGCATAGAGCAGGTAAGTCTCCGTTCGCTACGCTCACTCCGACTTACCTGCTCCTGAACCATTCCATCACCAATCTCTTTCCATCCTGACCCCAGATCAGAAGGGGGATACCTTTTAAGTTCCGAGTTCCACCAGGTGAGAGAAACATCTTTGTTTATCTACAAAATCGTGTTTATTATGCTTGGACAGAGATTCGACTCAATCCGGTACAATTATTAACATACCGCCTTGTTTAACAGCCCGGTTGCGCACAGGCAGTCAAGTTGCGGTTTTCATAACCGGCCAGGTAAGCGGCCATGGGAATTGACGATTTTCTGGTGAAAGAAATGTTTCGCTTTCCAGGCGATCAGCCGGAGTGTAACTTGGAAGAGGTACGCGAAACAACTAAACTGGCCCGGAGGGTTAGAGATGCCATCCGGGATTTCCTGAAAGGGAACACATGAGCAGGAAAAGTCTCCCAAAGCGACAGAAGCGAGAGAAAATGAAGAAGAAAGCCAAGGCAAAGTCGCAGGGGAAGAAGAAATCGAGCGCTCTTTCAAACCTGGAGAACCTTCCCCCACTACCGGATCACCGGGCAATGGAAGGGGTGATGTCCAGCATCTTCGGCGGCGGTAAGCGAAACGCAGTGGACGAGGCCCAGGAGATCATGTACGAAGCCTGGGAGGCGCCGACTCGCCAGCGTGCAGTGGATCTGGCCAGGAAGGCCCTGGAAGTATCCGCCGACTGCGCGGACGCTTACAACCTCCTTGCCGAGGAAACAGCGGAATCGCTCGAAGAAGTCATAGACTTTTACCGCAAAGGAGTCGAGGCGGGTGAACGCGCACTCGGCAAAGAAGAGTTCGAAGAAAGTGTCGGCCATTTCTGGGGTCTAACGGAGACGAGACCCTACATGCGCGCCCGCGCCGGTCTGGCGCAGAGCTTGTGGGAGGCCGGTCAGCGCGAAGAGGCCGTCGATCATTACTCTGACCTGCTGCGGCTCAACCCCAACGACAACCAAGGCATCCGGGCCCTCTTGATGCCATGCCTCATTGAGCTTGGCCGCGACGAGGACGCCGAAAAACTCTTCAAGCAGTACGATGGAGACTGCACGGCCTTCTGGATGTACTCAAGGGCACTACTTGATTTCCGGATGCACGGTGATTCCGCAATCGCAGACAAGTCGCTGAAAGCAGCCCTCGGCGAGAACCAACACGTGCCTCCCTACCTCCTGGGTCGAAAGAAGTTGCCGCGCACCCTTCCCGGGCATTACGGCTTCGGCGACGACAACGAAGCCGTGCTCTATGTCCACGAGAACTGGGCGGTATGGAAGGCCACTCCTGGAGCGATGAAATGGCTTGCGGCCAAGGTGAAATGAGAGGTGGGTCGTCCCATGTCTAACAGCCGGGATGTAGCCACAAAGGAAAGCCCGAAAACCGGTTTTCGGATAAGGAAGTGATTCACGTGACAGACAAGGAACAGCAAAGCGTTCCCCAAGATGCGATAAGCAGAA contains these protein-coding regions:
- a CDS encoding tetratricopeptide repeat protein; the protein is MKKKAKAKSQGKKKSSALSNLENLPPLPDHRAMEGVMSSIFGGGKRNAVDEAQEIMYEAWEAPTRQRAVDLARKALEVSADCADAYNLLAEETAESLEEVIDFYRKGVEAGERALGKEEFEESVGHFWGLTETRPYMRARAGLAQSLWEAGQREEAVDHYSDLLRLNPNDNQGIRALLMPCLIELGRDEDAEKLFKQYDGDCTAFWMYSRALLDFRMHGDSAIADKSLKAALGENQHVPPYLLGRKKLPRTLPGHYGFGDDNEAVLYVHENWAVWKATPGAMKWLAAKVK